GGGTCCCTCCGGATACCCCGGCCTGGGCCAGCGCCGGCCGGGGGTCCACGTAGTGCTGTTCGAACCCGTAGCCGGCCGGGTCCAGGCCGAACGCCAGCCCCATCAATTGGGTGAAGTACATGACCGGCAGGGGCTGATACGAGGCATACTGCTGGCGCAGGCGCGCCTGGAGCCAGTCCAGGTTGAACTGGCACAGCGGGCAGGCGGTGGCGAGCACCTGCGCGCCGGCCCGGCCGGCGGCCGAAAGGATGCGGTAGGACATGGGCATGGAAGCTTCCGGCGATTTCACCGTCAGATAGGCCCCACAGCATTCCCCGCGGTGGGGATAGTCCACCACCTCGGCCCCCAAGGCGGCCAGCAGTTCATCCATGATGCCGGGCCGTTCGGGGTCGTCCAGTGCGATCTCGTCCGCCGGCCGCAGGAGCATACAGCCGTAGTAGGCGGCTACCCGCAATCCTCCCAGGCCAGGCACGGCGCGCCGCCGGATGGCCTCCAGCCCCACATCATGCACGAAGATATCCAGCAGATGGCGCACCTCCACCTGGCCGGCATAGGGCTGGGGTCGTTCGAGGAAGGCGTTCAGCTTTTCCAGCGTGTCCGGGTTCTCGCGGAGGAAGTGGTT
The Anaerolineae bacterium genome window above contains:
- a CDS encoding CoB--CoM heterodisulfide reductase iron-sulfur subunit B family protein; its protein translation is GCTLETKAVGFNRSAKEAAGALGVELVTLPEWNCCGATFPLSTDNVLDLAGPARNLVSTAEAGGDTLAVACATCFNVLRRTNHFLRENPDTLEKLNAFLERPQPYAGQVEVRHLLDIFVHDVGLEAIRRRAVPGLGGLRVAAYYGCMLLRPADEIALDDPERPGIMDELLAALGAEVVDYPHRGECCGAYLTVKSPEASMPMSYRILSAAGRAGAQVLATACPLCQFNLDWLQARLRQQYASYQPLPVMYFTQLMGLAFGLDPAGYGFEQHYVDPRPALAQAGVSGGTRSP